The genomic window TCGATACTGCAACCCTGCCGGTGTATGAGAACTAGTCTAGTTGTGAGAGAACTGGGTCTCATTGACTCGATTAACATGTCTCCATTTTCTGTCTCTTGCCAGTGCAACGTTGTTAGGCCGGACCCACCGGTTTCTTAGTTGTCGGGTTATAGGTAAAAGTGTTCGGCGACTAATGTGTGGTCATGCGTCAATTACGGCATTTGTACGGCAATGGGAGGGGTCTTATTATTCCGGAGCTGATACTCCGCGGGGTTTAACTTAACAAGACACGAATTTGGACTCCAGACTGAGTATGAACTGCTGAACATGAAATGAGTATCCCTGCTATAACCTCGGCTCATATACATGACCACGCATCCCCTGGAAGTCCACTCTATGCCTTGGTATTATCACAGACCTTATGACTCCCCTAAACTCCTTAAAGATGCCATGAGACCGTCCACCTCCGTTAAACAGTTAGAATGCAATCAGTCGGTTCGAGGAGACTAATCCTCGGATACCATTCTGCACCGCCTCAAAACGCATGAAGCTGCAGCTCTCGCTCTCTAAATGGCTGATCAGGCCCGCCAACGTCGTAAACTCGTTGAAACACGACCGGTTGGGGCAGTGGTACAGGTTCTGCTGATGCCGTGGGGATTCAAGGTGTTGGTTGAGACTCGACAAGTGCCGAAACAGGGTGTGACAAAGGTAACACTCGTACTGCCGATACCGGGGGTTCCAGGCGAGTTGTGTCGCTTCGTAGGTAGTTGTCCCATGCCATTCGAGAAACTTGTTTGAAATGTAGCCGTTTGGGTCACGCCGTCTGATTTCCCGGTAAAGTTGATCTCGATCAAGGGGTGCTCTCGGACAGCAACCGCGCTCAAGGTGATGGGTCACGCCAGTCGCAGTTCGGTAGTTGGCTCTGCAGAAGGGGCAGACAACACCCTGCCGATCGTCATGGCGACGATGTCGAGAAGACCTGAGGTGCTGATGTTTTTAGGTCTTTGGGTTTGGGGACAAGAGGGACAAGACACGGGACAAACAAACCTGTTGCATATTGTTCCAGTTAGAAAACTCGCGCTCGCAATCAGAGCAGTAGGGGTGATTGTTGATCGCGTGTTCTTTGcgatcctcgtcatcatcaaagTAACGGTCACACATCTCGCACTCGAACTCTGGCGCATCGTGCCCTGTGGCCTCGCAGTGCTGCTCTCGGGCGTGCCATCCGGCAGGGAACTGCCTCTAGCAAGTTCCACAAAAGAAGACCATTTTGGCGGAACGGACAGTGCTTTAGGATGTAGGCGAACAGTAGCTGTAACAACGTACAAGGTGAGGCAGAGAGAGGCTtaaggagaagaggagatgACAGCGGAAAGGCGGGCAGGTGCAGAAGatgagagggaggagagcaCGTGACGAGTAGCAACTCCTGAAGCCTGGCTGTATACGAACCCAGAAGGAAGGAGGCACCGGGTCCATGGACTTCTTGATACCTGGGTAGTAATTCCCAGACCTCGAGGCTTTTCGAGAGATCCATATGTCTCTAGAGACGTACGGAATCTGCAGCGAATGTGGTATTGCGCACCAAGTGACACGGTTCGAGATCCAATATCGCGCTCCGGGGGGGACATCCGTATGGCTAGATACTTGGAGTCTCGCGATCAGGAAAGGCAACGTCAATTTGCGACTGATAAAAAATCTGTGGTTAAAATGCTGGAGGATGGTAATAAGTGATGGGCCAAACTTCTAAGCTACATAGTGTTTTCTTGGTTGAACATGGCAGCCTGTTCCATCTTGTTGACATATTCGGGCTCTAAATAGGCCGGGGTCCGAACTCGATATCTTGTCTGATGACACAATATGCTTGATATCTGTCTGTATCTGCTGGAACCGCATGAATCTGCACGTTTCGCTCTCAAGATGGTTGATGAGTGCAGCCAAGGTGACAAACTCCTTGCGGCAAGTTTGAGATGGGCAGTGATATAGTTTCTGCTGGTGCTTTGGTGATGCCAAGTGACTTCTCAGCCCGTAGAGGCTGCTGAATAGCCGATGGCAGAGATAACATTTGAATGCTTGACATTGAGAGTTCCACGCGTCGGTTGGGTTGACCTCAAAGATCCTGTCGCCAAACTACTCAAGAGCTTTGATTGAGATGACTCCATTGGGATCGCGCTCTCGGATCACTCGATACATCTTGTCGCGATCCAGAGGAGCCCGGGGCAGGAACCGCCTTCAAGATGATAGACCAAGCCCGTGGCGGTGCCATACGAGACTTCGCAGAATGGGCAGGTGACCCCAGGACCCTGATGCCGCCTTGATTTCAGGTGCTAGAACATTAGCATTGGTGTCTGTCCGATTCACGAGAAAGGCTGGTTCACCTAGCGGATGTTGTTCAAGTTCTGGAATTCGCGATTGCACTCGCCGCAGTAGAAGTGGTGCCCAAACTCATGATGCTTGACCTCTTGTACCGTTGGCGCCCTGAAGTAACACAAGCTGCATTCAGGAGCATCTGGGACCCAGTGGTTCTCCAGATCCATGTGCTCGCGTCAATCATGCTCGTCATCAAAGTAGAAGCAACACGTATCACACTTAAATGCTGGGGGTGAATGTCCTGTCGCTTGGCAATGCTGGTTGCGAGCTTTGGATCCCGCAGGGAACATTCTCTGGCAGGTGCCACAGTCGAAGATCATGATGGCTGAATGGATGAAACACCGCACTTGATCCAGGAGACCTTGCTCTAAAGAATTGGTGGGCTAGAGGAAGATTATGATGACTCAATTGCTCATGATAATGCTGATAGATGACAGCCTCGACCAGGACGCCAGGACGCGGCTCGGTGTGCTTTCCCGGTGAGGCTGGAGCTAAACATGGACTGCGCTATCATGGCGTCTCATGTTGGAGACGAGTCCTCCAAGCAGACATGCGATACTGTATTTTTCTCGAGATTTTTTAACCTGAAAGAGTATAtagagagaagaaaaagcaCTAGGAACCCGATAAACCAGAAAGGGCAGAGATATTGGTCCGCATCGTTTGAAGGCTGCTAATGGCAGCGGTGTAATGTGGCAGCTATTCTCGGTGAGCGGAATAATGAAAGACCGAGTACGAGTCCTTGTCAGTTCAACGCCAAGATTGGGATTTCAGACTCGCACGCTGCCGCAAGAAGAATGTCCCAACCGATGCCGAGACTACTCCGTGCTCACAGCCTTCGTTTATGATCACATCTGTGGCCAATGTCCTATGCCAAATTTCGGCGTTCATATTGCTGCTGGGTTAGGCTCCCGTGGTGACAGCCACGTCTAACACGGCTACGGACAGGATCTGCAAATACTCGGTACGCAAGCTGAGCTGTTTGTCCAATCATGAACTCTTCATCGGGGAATACTGAGCGCTACTTTCGCTTGCAGCATGTCAATTTGGCGAGTGGCTTTTTAGAAGCAGCGCCTCGTTCAGCATAATAGCTATAGAGGATAAGAAGAGGCAATGGCGGCATGGAGATCGACACATCTTAGCGAGTACTCGAATAATCAACTCCCCAATCCGACTGGTCGATTAGGGCCTCAGGACGCTCTCAACGCCATGGGTTAGTAAGCCTGGGACTATGGCTCTGGAGTAAGCTGAGGGCTTCAGGACTCGGTCCGGAGTTTCAAGTCCTGACGGATGAGAACTCGACAAAACCAGACCCGAAACCTTTACTGAGCAGTCATCCCTGGCCGTCTTGTTGAGAGACTGGGACGCCTTGCACACCGATATCAACTAGGCTTCACAACTCTTATGAGACAGCATAAGCTGAAAAAGCACGATACTCAGCACGCCAAGATATGTCGTTTGCCAACCATGTCGCCTGCAAGCTGCAAACGACCTCTATCGCACCGAGTTACGGCCGTCTGCAGAGGCCCGTTCACTTGCCAGTGGACCATCTGCTGTTTCACAAGCCTCATCTCCGCCTTTTCCTGCGTTGATATGGAGTGAGTATGGAGTCCCCAGATGTCCGGATCGCGTCACTTTGGAGTGTTGTGGGCGCCGTGCGCAGTCGTgatgaggccatcgccaaccagAGCCGCAATCACTCCCCGTGCCTTGCTCCGGATCCGCATTGATTCGCCCGGGGTAGCTGGGAGAAAAATAGGGGCATGCGATATTTTATTCTCGAGGACAAACGGGCCGTTTTTTGCACCGGAGCTGTGCTGTTCTCCAGCGACAGGCATAATGCTCCGAGTAACGGCCGGCCTCTCCACGGCCCCGGGTGGACCGTTGGGATGTCGGAGGTGACGCAAATGCCCAGTTTTTCCATGTCTCGGAGTCCGGCCCTTGTTGACTGCTTGTTGTCAGCTTGAGAAGCAGTTCATCGGCATATTCTTCCAACGACGGATGTCAATGGACGCTGATTATGTGAGGGGGGAATGATCAGCCTGTGCAACACTGTCTCGCGTCACAGCGCGTTGAAGATCAATCCATGTCGGCGCCTCCAGAAAAGCCAAGAGACCTTCACCGTAATCCACTTGTAATGCTGAGACTCGTGTCTTGGACAAAGGTGTTCAACGGCCAGCTAAATTGCTTGGCCAAAAGCAACAATCCCCAGATTCTCGCGCGTGCGGTCAAGGACGAATGCACACCACCTCGACTGACAGCCCTCGTGACTCGCAAGAACAGACAAAGAAACAATGCCCGGCTTCCATTCCAGATCGACATGGCTTGTGCGGAAATGGCACCGAGGCGATGCCGTCACCGAAATCTCTGTCGCCTAACATGACGACGGGTATCGGACTTTAAGCTTAAGTATGACATCATCGCTGCCACTCACACCCAAGATCTCCTGCGCAAGCTGAACCTTCTAGTTCCCACACAACGAACGACGACGTTGGCTTGGCCCCAGAAACCCCAGCATCCACTGCCCCCattgaggagaagccaaTAGACCTGAGGTCCAATCATGGCATCCTCACGGCCCCTGCACAAGGGACCGCCCGCCTTCACAACTGCTGTCCAAGACTCTTCCGTGGAGCAAACCCCAGAGCCGGCTTCCCCCCAAGCTTCTCCGGCGCCACTGACATCGGCCCTTTCTCGTCTCCGTTAGAGGACCAACAGCCACTTGGACCTCCGTTCCGCGCTCCTTCCTGCTGCGGTGACCTACAGTATTCCAGTTCTTGGAGATCTGCGCCTGACAAGACCATGGAGGAGATGCCTTCCCCCATGACGACTGCCAAGTTTAGTAAATGATGCTCGGTCACGACCAACTTTAGCAGCTACTAGTCGGCCTCGCCGACTTTTGCAACGGGGGCAGGCAGGCTTGGAGCTGGGGCAGACGTGCCTAAACTTTGTGCCCCCGGGTCTGTGATACACTCTCCACTTGCATGTCTTGAGGCAGACGTGTTTTCGGTCTTGGTATTAATAGACCCGCTCTCCCGCCTCCATCCTTTGGAATTTGGAACCAGATATTCATCTAGTCTTATTCTTTCTCCCAAGACATCAGCCGAGACACGTTGGATACAATGTTGGGCACAAAGTAGGTTCTGTCCCACCTGTCTTGCCTGGGCATGGCTAACGGCATTGTTCTCCAGGTCCATCAAAGTCAACGGCGCCGACTGCGGTGCCGAGTCCATCCTTTTGGGTGTCGTCACATCTATCGGCGGCTTCCTCTTCGGATACGATACCGGCCAGATTTCTGGAATGCTCCTCTTTGAGGACTTTATCAACCGATTCGCCCAGGGACCAGCAGATGACAAGAAATGGGTGCCTATCATCCAGTCCCTAGTCGTCTCTCTTATGAGTATCGGATGTCTACTTGGTTCTTTGTCTGGTGCCTAGTAGGTCTTGCCCCCCCCCCTGGATGGCTGACAACAACTTACACCACTATAGCACGGCGGATTGGTGGGGTCGACGGAAGAGCTTGACTTTCGGAGTCATCGTGTTCATCATTGGTAATGTCATCCAGATAACGGCGATGAACTCCTGGGTTCATATGATGATGGGTCGCTTTACCGCCGGTCTCGGTGTCGGCAACCTCTCGGTCGGCGTCCCCATGTTCCAGTCCGAGTGCTCTCCCCGTGAGATTCGAGGAGCCGTCGTCGCTTCGTATCAGCTCATGATTACTATCGGTATTCTCGtcgccaacatcatcaaTTACGGCGTTCAGCACATTGGTGATTCCGACGCCTCTTGGAGAATCGTCATTGGCCTCGGAATTGCTTTCTCGCTCCCCCTCGGAATCGGCATCCTCTGCGTCCCCGAGTCCCCTAGATGGCTGGCGTCTCGAGGCGATTGGACCGCCGCTCGAACCTCATTGGCCCGCCTCCGTGGCATGAAGAACGACCCCAACAACAAgcttgtcgacgacgacctcAACGAGATGCGAAAGATTCTCGACCAGGAGCGCAAGGCTGGCCAAGGAAGCTGGGCTGAATGCTTCGTGCCCAAGACTGAGATCCCCAAGCTCGTCTACCGCACCTTTCTCGGCATTGCGATCCATTTCCTGCAGCAATGGACTGGCGTCAACTACTTCTTCTACTTTGGTGCCACGATTTTCAAGTCTCTCGGCATCGACTCTATCTTGACGCAGCTGATCCTCGGCGCTGTCAACGTTGTCATGACCTTTTATGGCCTCTACGTGGTTGAGAAGTATGGAAGACGCTGGCCCTTGTTCATTGGTGCTCTTTGGCAGTCCGCCTGGCTCCTGATCTTCGCTAGTGTTGGAACTGCCATTGATCCCGCGTCGAACCGCACCGTGGGCATCATCATGATTGTCGCGTCGTGCATGTTCATCGCTTCTTTCGCGGGTACATGGGGTCCCATTGCTTGGGTCGTTATCGGCGAGTCATTCCCTCTGCGCACTCGTGCGAAGCAAGCTTCTCTTGCTACTGCTAGCAACTGGCTTGGAAACTGTAAGTCTCAGCGGTCTGTGTTTGACGTTATTCTAACCACTTATCACAGTCATGATTGCGTTCCTTACTCCTCTTGCCGTGGATGGAATTAAATACGCCTATGGTTTCGTCTTTTGCGGAACAAACCTGGCTGCTGCAGTTATTGTCTGGTTCTTCCTCTACGAATCGCGGATGCTCAGCCTGGAGAACGTCGATCTCATGTACGGCCAAGACCACCTTAAGCCTTGGAACAGCTCTAAGTGGACTCCTCCTGGCTACATCACACGAGAGCAGAGGGACGAGTCTTATTTCCGTCGCATGAGCGTTGTCGGCGGCGGTCAAGAAAAGTCCAGGAACAGCGATGTCTCGCACTCTGGCGGAGATTCTCGGGAAGAATATGTGTAAAGATTAAAAGTAGGCATCAGATGCAGGTGTTTGGCGCATTGCTTATGGCGGAATTGTCATTACATTCTTATAGGAGAGCAGGCCTGTCGAGTCTTGAGAGCCGCTTATGAACAATGAGGATTGTTCCTCATTGCATTATTCTTGccaaatattattataccaaCATGATCCACCAACCATCTTCTCCCAACCTTGTGTTTTATGCTCGCCTTCCATAGCAATATACTTGTGCCTAGCTCTTTCAGTTTGGCGCAGTGTAGTCTTCCCGGGGTTGAAGGATTAATGGCTTGGAGGCAGGTGGGAAATGGAAGACAGAGCGAAGGTTCAACGCTCTATCACTGGTATGATGAGGGCAATCCGACGCTTGTGACAATTCTAGAAAAGAGTGTCGTTCAAGAGGTTTATTTCGGTGGCATTTATGCCGGGTATCAAAGCCATTCGCCTGCTAGTATACATCGAATATCACTCACCCAATCCAGTCCTACATGTATATACCATGTCCTCCAAATCCGGCTCagctctgcttcttctgttCCCAGGCAATCCTGTATGCTGAAACAGCGTGTAGGATCTGCTCTCTGAGATATAGATACCGTAAGACAGTTCCAGTAGAGATGATCTTGTCTGGATCAAGTTTGCCTATCGATACTCTGACGTCGGGCCGCCCCTGTGCCACAGCCACGCTTGTCCAGGCATTAATCACCTTCTGGTCAACCTTGGGGATGTGAGTGCTGAGCCAGGTAATCTCGGTAACGGTGTCCTTGACACGATACCGAAACACAAAGGCCATCCCTTCGTCGCCGTTCCAGAGCTCCAGCAGTTGCAGCTTTGGCATCTTCATGGCTGTGTTGGCTGCTGCGCAGAGTAGTCCGTTGACCCGGCTTCTCGAAGATGGCTTGAGGATCTGAGAGGTGACCGATAGGGTCTTGAGGTTCTCCCAGGTGGTGGTGCACTCTGTCCGCGAAGTCCAGAACGGCTGGAAAAAATCCTTGGCGTCGATGAGGAACGAGATGGATATGCTCTCGAGGTGTCTGCCGTAGTTCCGTAGTTACTTTGCCAAGCCGATGGTCATGACGTCCCTGGATGACCACTCATGGAAGATGTTGGCCGTGTCTCCGTACAAAGACAATGTCTTGACCGACGTTGGCAAGTCCAAGATGAatgccttggccatctgGCACCAGAGCGTCTCCTCTTGAGCGTCCACGCACCGCCACCGTTCAATGGCAAGTTGTTCAAGGTGTGGTAGGCTCGACAATGTTTCGACGAGTGAGGCCGGTGAGATTTGTCGAAACTGCGACCGACGGATCAAGAATTTGGCGATGACGGAAACACTCGGGAGCTCCGGTGCTTCGTCTTCTCGAATCGGGGACATGCCCTCTTGTTCGCGAAAGTTGAACTTGAGCGGCTTCCAACCGAACAAGTCTGCCACGGTTCGATCCCACATCTGCGTCCCAAACATACCGCCAAGTCCCCAGTAAGCCTTCAAATAAGGTGCATAAACATCACCAGAGGATTTATACGCCTTGGTGGAGTCGGTTTCCAGGTACTCTTGGTACATATCGACGTCTCTCTCAAAGAAGTCGTCCCGCACATGTTTGCCCCAGTCGCTCGGGGAATGAGCACTCAGCTCAAAGGTAAAGCCCGAGTTCCCACCATGGATGCAAGCATCCCATTTTGCAAGGACTTCCCAGAGGTCAAATATTGACGTGGTAAAGATCCTGTCGGCTTTCCAGAGGACGtgttcatcttcttcctccttgcgCCACACCCAGAGATACTTTGGTAGCAGGATTCGGAGCCAGAGACGCTTGACATAACTTCTTCTGGCACCTTGGACGACAATTTCGAAGTCTTCAATGTCGTATTGGCTGATGATTAGGTGTCGGAATGTCTTGGCTTCGAAGAATTCTTGCCAGTGCTTGTTGACACATGCGAAGGAGGCCAGGTCTCTGGC from Fusarium falciforme chromosome 2, complete sequence includes these protein-coding regions:
- a CDS encoding MFS domain-containing protein → MLGTKSIKVNGADCGAESILLGVVTSIGGFLFGYDTGQISGMLLFEDFINRFAQGPADDKKWVPIIQSLVVSLMSIGCLLGSLSGAYTADWWGRRKSLTFGVIVFIIGNVIQITAMNSWVHMMMGRFTAGLGVGNLSVGVPMFQSECSPREIRGAVVASYQLMITIGILVANIINYGVQHIGDSDASWRIVIGLGIAFSLPLGIGILCVPESPRWLASRGDWTAARTSLARLRGMKNDPNNKLVDDDLNEMRKILDQERKAGQGSWAECFVPKTEIPKLVYRTFLGIAIHFLQQWTGVNYFFYFGATIFKSLGIDSILTQLILGAVNVVMTFYGLYVVEKYGRRWPLFIGALWQSAWLLIFASVGTAIDPASNRTVGIIMIVASCMFIASFAGTWGPIAWVVIGESFPLRTRAKQASLATASNWLGNFMIAFLTPLAVDGIKYAYGFVFCGTNLAAAVIVWFFLYESRMLSLENVDLMYGQDHLKPWNSSKWTPPGYITREQRDESYFRRMSVVGGGQEKSRNSDVSHSGGDSREEYV